The following proteins are encoded in a genomic region of Dasypus novemcinctus isolate mDasNov1 chromosome 3, mDasNov1.1.hap2, whole genome shotgun sequence:
- the CARMIL3 gene encoding capping protein, Arp2/3 and myosin-I linker protein 3 isoform X5: MAKPSAELTRELQDSIRRCLSQGTVLQQHRVKLETKPKKFEDRVLALTSWRLHLFPLKIPAKVESSFNVLEIRAFNTLSQNQVLVETERGTVSMRLLSAESVDQVTRHVSSALSKVCPGPGCPIRRGNADTPEGPRDTSPNSETSTSTIHSVCGGFSETYAALCDYNGLHCREEVQWDVDTIYHAEDNREFNLLDFSHLESRDLALMVAALAYNQWFTKLFCKDLRLGSEVLEQVLHSLSKSGSLEELVLDNAGLKTDFVQKLAGVFGENGSCVLHALTLSHNPIEDKGFLSLSQQLLCFPTGLTKLCLAKTAISPRGLQALGQTFGANPAFASSLRYLDLSKNPGLLATDEANTLYSFLAQPNALVHLDLSGTDCAIDLLFGALLHGCCSHLTYLNLARNSCSHRKGREAPPAFKQFFSSTYTLSHVNLSATRLPLESLRALLHGLSLNSHLSDLHLDLSSCELRSAGAQALQEQLGAVTCVGSLDLSDNGFDSDLLTLVPALGKNKSLKHLFLGKNFNVKAKTLEEILHKLVQLIQEEDCSLQSLSVADSRLKLRTSILINALGSNTCLAKVDLSGNGMEDIGAKMLSKALQINSSLRTILWDRNNTSALGFLDIARALESNHTLRFMSFPVSDISQAYRSAPERTEDVWQKIQWCLVRNNHSQTCPQEQAFRLQQGLVTSSAEQMLQRLCGRVQEEVRALRLCPLEPVQDELLYARDLIKDAKNSRALFPSLYELGHVLANDGPVRQRLESVASEVSKAVDKELQVILESMVSLTQELCPVAMRVAEGHNKMLSNVAERVTVPRNFIRGTLLEQAGQDIQNKLDEVKLSVVTYLTNSIVDEILQELYHSHKSLARHLAQLRTLSDPPGGPGPGQDLSSRGRGRSHDHEETTDDELGTNIDTMAIKKQKRCRKIRPVSAFISGSPQDMEGQLGNLGIPPGWFSGLGGSQPATSGSWEGLSELPTHGYKLRHQTQGRPRPPRTTPPGPGRPSVSGPGSRQENGMATRLDEGLEDFFSRRVMDESSSYPRTLRTVRPGLSEPPLPPLQKKRRRGLFHFRRPRSFKGERGPGSPTAGLLLPPPPPPPPTQDSPPSPDPPSLGNSSSPRWSPEEESGLLPGFGGSRGPSFRGKMGMEGSEPGEGGPAHGTTQQPTRVHSIALPGLGRAKGWSFDGKREGTGSDLEGSAQAWQKRRSSDDAGPGAWKPPPPPQSSKPNFSAMRRAEATWHIAEESAPNHSCQSPSPASQDGEEEKEGILFAERTVSSRSTKQDPPLAPRPPKPVAVPRSRRLLHEPGVREEAEAGGAAPGMNKPRLRLGSQQDQEEPEAQGPPDPGRRTAPLKPKRTRRAQSCDKLEPDRRRPPDPTAGASEPGTD, from the exons ATGGCCAAGCCCAGCGCGGAGCTCACCCGCGAGCTGCAAG ACAGCATCCGGAGGTGCCTGAGCCAAGGGACTGTGCTCCAACAGCACCGCGTGAAGTTGGAGACCAAGCCCAAGAAGTTTGAGGACCGAGTGCTG GCACTGACCTCCTGGCGCCTCCACCTCTTCCCCCTTAAAATCCCAGCCAAG GTGGAGAGTTCCTTCAACGTCCTGGAGATCCGTGCCTTCAACACGCTCAGCCAGAACCAG GTCCTGGTGGAGACAGAGCGTGGCACGGTGAGCATGCGGCTGCTGTCGGCTGAAAGCGTGGACCAGGTGACCCGACATGTGAGCTCTGCCCTCTCCAAGGTCTGCCCTGGGCCTGG GTGTCCGATCCGACGTGGAAACGCAGATACCCCAGAGGGGCCCCGAGACACATCTCCCAACTCTGAGACTTCCACATCTACTATTCACAGTGTTTGTG GTGGCTTCTCTGAGACCTACGCCGCCTTATGTGACTACAATGGGCTTCACTGCCGTGAGGAGGTGCAATGG GATGTGGACACCATCTACCATGCTGAGGATAACCGGGAGTTCAATCTTTTGGATTTCAGCCACTTGGAGAGCCG GGACTTGGCTCTAATGGTGGCAGCTCTGGCCTACAACCAATGGTTCACTAAACTCTTCTGCAAGGACCTGCGACTG GGGTCAGAAGTGCTAGAACAGGTGCTACATTCCCTAAGCAAGTCGGGGAGCCTTGAAGAGCTGGTGCTGGACAACGCCGGGCTTAAGAC GGACTTTGTCCAGAAGCTGGCCGGGGTATTTGGGGAGAACGGGAGCTGTGTGCTGCATGCCCTCACTCTGTCCCACAACCCCATCGAGGACAAGG GTTTCCTCAGTCTGAGCCAGCAGCTCCTCTGCTTCCCCACTGGCCTCACCAAACTGTGCCTGGCCAAGACTGCCATTTCCCCACGAG GGCTCCAGGCACTGGGCCAGACCTTCGGGGCCAACCCAGCCTTCGCCAGCTCTCTCCGATACCTGGATCTGAGCAAGAACCCCGGGCTGCTCGCCACTGATGAGGCCAAT ACCCTCTACAGTTTCCTGGCCCAGCCAAATGCCCTGGTGCACCTGGACCTGTCGGGGACAGACTGTGCCATCGATTTG CTATTTGGTGCCCTGCTCCACGGCTGCTGCTCCCACCTTACCTACCTCAACCTGGCACGCAACAGCTGCTCCCACag GAAGGGCCGGGAGGCCCCGCCGGCCTTCAAGCAGTTTTTCAGCAGCACCTACACACTGAGCCACGTCAACCTGTCGGCCACGCGGCTGCCCCTGGAGTCCCTCAG GGCGCTGCTCCACGGCCTTTCCCTCAACAGTCACCTCAGTGACCTGCACCTGGACCTCAGCAGCTGTGAG ctcCGGTCAGCAGGAGCCCAGGCTTTGCAGGAGCAGTTAGGGGCTGTCACCTGCGTGGGTAGCCTGGACCTGTCAGACAATG GGTTCGACTCGGATCTCCTGACACTGGTGCCCGCACTTGGCAAGAACAAGTCCCTTAAGCACCTGTTCCTGGGCAAGAACTTCAATGTCAAGGCCAA GACCCTGGAGGAAATCCTCCACAAGCTGGTGCAGCTGATCCAGGAGGAGGACTGT TCCCTGCAGTCACTGTCGGTGGCAGACTCCCGGCTGAAGCTTCGCACCAGCATCCTCATCAATGCCCTGGGCAGCAACACCTGCCTGGCTAAGGTGGACCTGAGCGGCAATGGCATGGAGGACATTGGGGCCAAGATGCTCTCTAAGGCTCTGCAGATCAACTCCTCCCTCAG AACTATCCTATGGGATCGAAACAACACATCTGCCCTGGGGTTCCTGGACATCGCGAGGGCCCTAGAGAG CAACCACACGCTGCGCTTCATGTCCTTCCCTGTGAGTGACATCTCCCAAGCCTACCGCAGCGCCCCTGAGCGCACCGAGGACGTCTGGCAGAAG ATCCAGTGGTGCCTGGTGAGGAACAACCACTCCCAGACGTGTCCCCAGGAGCAGGCCTTCAGGCTGCAGCAGGGCCTGGTGACCAGCAGCGCCGAGCAA ATGCTGCAGAGGCTGTGCGGACGTGTGCAGGAGGAGGTGCGGGCCCTGAGGCTGTGCCCCCTGGAGCCTGTGCAGGATGAGCTGCTCTACGCTAGGGACCTCATCAAGGATGCCAAGAACTCCCGGGCG CTGTTTCCCAGCCTCTATGAGCTGGGCCACGTGTTGGCCAACGACGGGCCTGTGAGACAAAGGCTGGAGTCAGTAGCCAGTGAGGTGTCCAAGGCTGTGGACAAGGAGCTACAG gtgatcctggagtccatGGTCAGCCTCACACAGGAGTTATGCCCTGTGGCCATGCGTGTGGCTGAGGGGCACAACAAGATGCTGAGCAACGTCGCAGAGCGTGTCACTGTGCCCCGGAACTTCATCCGAGGGACGCTGCTGGAGCAGGCGGGGCAGGACATTCAGAACAAGCTGGA TGAAGTGAAGCTCTCAGTCGTCACCTACCTGACCAACTCCATAGTGGATGAGATCCTGCAGGAACTATACCACTCCCACAAGAGTCTG GCCCGGCACCTGGCCCAGCTAAGGACACTGTCAGATCCACCAGGGGGACCGGGCCCAGGACAGGATCTGTCCTCCCGGGGCCGAGGCCGGAGCCATGACCACGAAGAGACCACAGACGATGAACTGGGGACCAACATC GACACCATGGCCATCAAAAAGCAGAAACGCTGCCGCAAGATCCGGCCAGTGTCTGCCTTCATTA GTGGGAGCCCTCAGGACATGGAAGGCCAGCTGGGAAATCTGGGGATTCCCCCTGGCTGGTTCTCAGGCCTCGGGGGCAGCCAGCCTGCCACTAGTGGCTCCTGGGAAGGTCTATCTGAGCTGCCCACTCATGGCTATAAACTGAGGCATCAAACACAAGGGAGGCCTCGGCCCCCCAGGACCACTCCTCCAGGACCTGGCCGGCCCAGT GTATCAGGACCTGGATCTCGTCAGGAGAACGGAATGGCCACACGCCTAGACGAGGGACTGGAGGACTTCTTCAGCCGAAGGGTCATGGATGAAAGTTCCAG CTACCCCCGGACTCTGAGGACCGTGCGTCCAGGCCTCTCAGAGCCGCCACTGCCTCCACTCCAGAAGAAGAGGCGCCGAGGCCTGTTCCACTTCCGCCGGCCCCGGAGCTTCAAGGGCGAAAGGGGGCCGGGCTCCCCCACCGCCgggctcctcctccctcctcccccacccccacccccaacgcAGGACAGCCCCCCTAGCCCAGATCCCCCCAGCCTCGGCAATAGCTCCTCCCCACGCTGGAGCCCTGAGGAGGAGAGCGGCCTCCTCCCTGGATTCGGGGGGAGCCGGGGACCTTCCTTCCGCGGGAAGATG GGCATGGAGGGGTCggagccaggggaggggggcccGGCGCACGGGACCACGCAGCAGCCCACTCGGGTCCACAGCATTGCCCTTCCTGGACTGGGAAGAGCCAAGGGCTGGAGCTTCGACGGGAAACGAGAG gggACAGGCTCAGACCTGGAGGGCAGCGCCCAGGCTTGGCAGAAACGGCGCTCTTCGGATGATGCAG GGCCTGGAGCCTGGaagcccccaccaccaccccaaagCAGCAAGCCGAACTTCAGCGCCATGCGCCGGGCAGAGGCCACATGGCACATAG CCGAGGAGAGTGCTCCCAACCACAGCTGccagagccccagcccagcttcccaagatggggaagaggagaaggaggggatCCTATTTGCAGAGAGAACTGTCTCATCTAGGAGTACCAAG CAAGACCCCCCTTTAGCTCCAAGGCCCCCCAAGCCAGTGGCTGTGCCCAGGAGCCGCCGGCTCCTTCACGAGCCAGGAGTCAGGGAGGAGGCCGAGGCTGGGGGTGCAGCCCCAGGAATGAACAAACCTCGGCTGAGGCTGGGCTCACAGCAAGACCAAGAGGAGCCCGAGGCCCAAG GTCCCCCTGACCCAGGCCGCCGGACGGCCCCCCTTAAGCCCAAGAGGACGCGAAGAGCACAGTCCTGCGACAAGCTGGAGCCTGATCGGAGACGGCCCCCAGATCCCACAG CAGGAGCCAGTGAGCCCGGAACAGACTGA
- the CARMIL3 gene encoding capping protein, Arp2/3 and myosin-I linker protein 3 isoform X6 has protein sequence MAKPSAELTRELQDSIRRCLSQGTVLQQHRVKLETKPKKFEDRVLALTSWRLHLFPLKIPAKVESSFNVLEIRAFNTLSQNQVLVETERGTVSMRLLSAESVDQVTRHVSSALSKVCPGPGCPIRRGNADTPEGPRDTSPNSETSTSTIHSVCGGFSETYAALCDYNGLHCREEVQWDVDTIYHAEDNREFNLLDFSHLESRDLALMVAALAYNQWFTKLFCKDLRLGSEVLEQVLHSLSKSGSLEELVLDNAGLKTDFVQKLAGVFGENGSCVLHALTLSHNPIEDKGFLSLSQQLLCFPTGLTKLCLAKTAISPRGLQALGQTFGANPAFASSLRYLDLSKNPGLLATDEANTLYSFLAQPNALVHLDLSGTDCAIDLLFGALLHGCCSHLTYLNLARNSCSHRKGREAPPAFKQFFSSTYTLSHVNLSATRLPLESLRALLHGLSLNSHLSDLHLDLSSCELRSAGAQALQEQLGAVTCVGSLDLSDNGFDSDLLTLVPALGKNKSLKHLFLGKNFNVKAKTLEEILHKLVQLIQEEDCSLQSLSVADSRLKLRTSILINALGSNTCLAKVDLSGNGMEDIGAKMLSKALQINSSLRTILWDRNNTSALGFLDIARALESNHTLRFMSFPVSDISQAYRSAPERTEDVWQKIQWCLVRNNHSQTCPQEQAFRLQQGLVTSSAEQMLQRLCGRVQEEVRALRLCPLEPVQDELLYARDLIKDAKNSRALFPSLYELGHVLANDGPVRQRLESVASEVSKAVDKELQVILESMVSLTQELCPVAMRVAEGHNKMLSNVAERVTVPRNFIRGTLLEQAGQDIQNKLDEVKLSVVTYLTNSIVDEILQELYHSHKSLARHLAQLRTLSDPPGGPGPGQDLSSRGRGRSHDHEETTDDELGTNIDTMAIKKQKRCRKIRPVSAFISGSPQDMEGQLGNLGIPPGWFSGLGGSQPATSGSWEGLSELPTHGYKLRHQTQGRPRPPRTTPPGPGRPSVSGPGSRQENGMATRLDEGLEDFFSRRVMDESSSYPRTLRTVRPGLSEPPLPPLQKKRRRGLFHFRRPRSFKGERGPGSPTAGLLLPPPPPPPPTQDSPPSPDPPSLGNSSSPRWSPEEESGLLPGFGGSRGPSFRGKMGMEGSEPGEGGPAHGTTQQPTRVHSIALPGLGRAKGWSFDGKREGTGSDLEGSAQAWQKRRSSDDAGPGAWKPPPPPQSSKPNFSAMRRAEATWHIAEESAPNHSCQSPSPASQDGEEEKEGILFAERTVSSRSTKQDPPLAPRPPKPVAVPRSRRLLHEPGVREEAEAGGAAPGMNKPRLRLGSQQDQEEPEAQGPPDPGRRTAPLKPKRTRRAQSCDKLEPDRRRPPDPTGASEPGTD, from the exons ATGGCCAAGCCCAGCGCGGAGCTCACCCGCGAGCTGCAAG ACAGCATCCGGAGGTGCCTGAGCCAAGGGACTGTGCTCCAACAGCACCGCGTGAAGTTGGAGACCAAGCCCAAGAAGTTTGAGGACCGAGTGCTG GCACTGACCTCCTGGCGCCTCCACCTCTTCCCCCTTAAAATCCCAGCCAAG GTGGAGAGTTCCTTCAACGTCCTGGAGATCCGTGCCTTCAACACGCTCAGCCAGAACCAG GTCCTGGTGGAGACAGAGCGTGGCACGGTGAGCATGCGGCTGCTGTCGGCTGAAAGCGTGGACCAGGTGACCCGACATGTGAGCTCTGCCCTCTCCAAGGTCTGCCCTGGGCCTGG GTGTCCGATCCGACGTGGAAACGCAGATACCCCAGAGGGGCCCCGAGACACATCTCCCAACTCTGAGACTTCCACATCTACTATTCACAGTGTTTGTG GTGGCTTCTCTGAGACCTACGCCGCCTTATGTGACTACAATGGGCTTCACTGCCGTGAGGAGGTGCAATGG GATGTGGACACCATCTACCATGCTGAGGATAACCGGGAGTTCAATCTTTTGGATTTCAGCCACTTGGAGAGCCG GGACTTGGCTCTAATGGTGGCAGCTCTGGCCTACAACCAATGGTTCACTAAACTCTTCTGCAAGGACCTGCGACTG GGGTCAGAAGTGCTAGAACAGGTGCTACATTCCCTAAGCAAGTCGGGGAGCCTTGAAGAGCTGGTGCTGGACAACGCCGGGCTTAAGAC GGACTTTGTCCAGAAGCTGGCCGGGGTATTTGGGGAGAACGGGAGCTGTGTGCTGCATGCCCTCACTCTGTCCCACAACCCCATCGAGGACAAGG GTTTCCTCAGTCTGAGCCAGCAGCTCCTCTGCTTCCCCACTGGCCTCACCAAACTGTGCCTGGCCAAGACTGCCATTTCCCCACGAG GGCTCCAGGCACTGGGCCAGACCTTCGGGGCCAACCCAGCCTTCGCCAGCTCTCTCCGATACCTGGATCTGAGCAAGAACCCCGGGCTGCTCGCCACTGATGAGGCCAAT ACCCTCTACAGTTTCCTGGCCCAGCCAAATGCCCTGGTGCACCTGGACCTGTCGGGGACAGACTGTGCCATCGATTTG CTATTTGGTGCCCTGCTCCACGGCTGCTGCTCCCACCTTACCTACCTCAACCTGGCACGCAACAGCTGCTCCCACag GAAGGGCCGGGAGGCCCCGCCGGCCTTCAAGCAGTTTTTCAGCAGCACCTACACACTGAGCCACGTCAACCTGTCGGCCACGCGGCTGCCCCTGGAGTCCCTCAG GGCGCTGCTCCACGGCCTTTCCCTCAACAGTCACCTCAGTGACCTGCACCTGGACCTCAGCAGCTGTGAG ctcCGGTCAGCAGGAGCCCAGGCTTTGCAGGAGCAGTTAGGGGCTGTCACCTGCGTGGGTAGCCTGGACCTGTCAGACAATG GGTTCGACTCGGATCTCCTGACACTGGTGCCCGCACTTGGCAAGAACAAGTCCCTTAAGCACCTGTTCCTGGGCAAGAACTTCAATGTCAAGGCCAA GACCCTGGAGGAAATCCTCCACAAGCTGGTGCAGCTGATCCAGGAGGAGGACTGT TCCCTGCAGTCACTGTCGGTGGCAGACTCCCGGCTGAAGCTTCGCACCAGCATCCTCATCAATGCCCTGGGCAGCAACACCTGCCTGGCTAAGGTGGACCTGAGCGGCAATGGCATGGAGGACATTGGGGCCAAGATGCTCTCTAAGGCTCTGCAGATCAACTCCTCCCTCAG AACTATCCTATGGGATCGAAACAACACATCTGCCCTGGGGTTCCTGGACATCGCGAGGGCCCTAGAGAG CAACCACACGCTGCGCTTCATGTCCTTCCCTGTGAGTGACATCTCCCAAGCCTACCGCAGCGCCCCTGAGCGCACCGAGGACGTCTGGCAGAAG ATCCAGTGGTGCCTGGTGAGGAACAACCACTCCCAGACGTGTCCCCAGGAGCAGGCCTTCAGGCTGCAGCAGGGCCTGGTGACCAGCAGCGCCGAGCAA ATGCTGCAGAGGCTGTGCGGACGTGTGCAGGAGGAGGTGCGGGCCCTGAGGCTGTGCCCCCTGGAGCCTGTGCAGGATGAGCTGCTCTACGCTAGGGACCTCATCAAGGATGCCAAGAACTCCCGGGCG CTGTTTCCCAGCCTCTATGAGCTGGGCCACGTGTTGGCCAACGACGGGCCTGTGAGACAAAGGCTGGAGTCAGTAGCCAGTGAGGTGTCCAAGGCTGTGGACAAGGAGCTACAG gtgatcctggagtccatGGTCAGCCTCACACAGGAGTTATGCCCTGTGGCCATGCGTGTGGCTGAGGGGCACAACAAGATGCTGAGCAACGTCGCAGAGCGTGTCACTGTGCCCCGGAACTTCATCCGAGGGACGCTGCTGGAGCAGGCGGGGCAGGACATTCAGAACAAGCTGGA TGAAGTGAAGCTCTCAGTCGTCACCTACCTGACCAACTCCATAGTGGATGAGATCCTGCAGGAACTATACCACTCCCACAAGAGTCTG GCCCGGCACCTGGCCCAGCTAAGGACACTGTCAGATCCACCAGGGGGACCGGGCCCAGGACAGGATCTGTCCTCCCGGGGCCGAGGCCGGAGCCATGACCACGAAGAGACCACAGACGATGAACTGGGGACCAACATC GACACCATGGCCATCAAAAAGCAGAAACGCTGCCGCAAGATCCGGCCAGTGTCTGCCTTCATTA GTGGGAGCCCTCAGGACATGGAAGGCCAGCTGGGAAATCTGGGGATTCCCCCTGGCTGGTTCTCAGGCCTCGGGGGCAGCCAGCCTGCCACTAGTGGCTCCTGGGAAGGTCTATCTGAGCTGCCCACTCATGGCTATAAACTGAGGCATCAAACACAAGGGAGGCCTCGGCCCCCCAGGACCACTCCTCCAGGACCTGGCCGGCCCAGT GTATCAGGACCTGGATCTCGTCAGGAGAACGGAATGGCCACACGCCTAGACGAGGGACTGGAGGACTTCTTCAGCCGAAGGGTCATGGATGAAAGTTCCAG CTACCCCCGGACTCTGAGGACCGTGCGTCCAGGCCTCTCAGAGCCGCCACTGCCTCCACTCCAGAAGAAGAGGCGCCGAGGCCTGTTCCACTTCCGCCGGCCCCGGAGCTTCAAGGGCGAAAGGGGGCCGGGCTCCCCCACCGCCgggctcctcctccctcctcccccacccccacccccaacgcAGGACAGCCCCCCTAGCCCAGATCCCCCCAGCCTCGGCAATAGCTCCTCCCCACGCTGGAGCCCTGAGGAGGAGAGCGGCCTCCTCCCTGGATTCGGGGGGAGCCGGGGACCTTCCTTCCGCGGGAAGATG GGCATGGAGGGGTCggagccaggggaggggggcccGGCGCACGGGACCACGCAGCAGCCCACTCGGGTCCACAGCATTGCCCTTCCTGGACTGGGAAGAGCCAAGGGCTGGAGCTTCGACGGGAAACGAGAG gggACAGGCTCAGACCTGGAGGGCAGCGCCCAGGCTTGGCAGAAACGGCGCTCTTCGGATGATGCAG GGCCTGGAGCCTGGaagcccccaccaccaccccaaagCAGCAAGCCGAACTTCAGCGCCATGCGCCGGGCAGAGGCCACATGGCACATAG CCGAGGAGAGTGCTCCCAACCACAGCTGccagagccccagcccagcttcccaagatggggaagaggagaaggaggggatCCTATTTGCAGAGAGAACTGTCTCATCTAGGAGTACCAAG CAAGACCCCCCTTTAGCTCCAAGGCCCCCCAAGCCAGTGGCTGTGCCCAGGAGCCGCCGGCTCCTTCACGAGCCAGGAGTCAGGGAGGAGGCCGAGGCTGGGGGTGCAGCCCCAGGAATGAACAAACCTCGGCTGAGGCTGGGCTCACAGCAAGACCAAGAGGAGCCCGAGGCCCAAG GTCCCCCTGACCCAGGCCGCCGGACGGCCCCCCTTAAGCCCAAGAGGACGCGAAGAGCACAGTCCTGCGACAAGCTGGAGCCTGATCGGAGACGGCCCCCAGATCCCACAG GAGCCAGTGAGCCCGGAACAGACTGA